TCCATTCACGTCCTAATGGAATTTGATGAGACGACAATGAGTCATATCATAGTCAagtgtcagaaaaaaaaataacgaagTTTTATTTCGAATTCGTGTAGAATTTTTTCAGCTGAATGAATTCCATGCAAAAGTTCCAGAAAGTACAATAAAGGAGAAAATTGGCGGAATACTTCTCTGCTGATATACCAGAATATACGTTGGAACTGCAAATTGAGATAAATCATAAATCGATTCTACATATGGACAGAGTAATTAGACCGGTACTCAATATCAACCTCAGGAGGTTAGGAGGTTACATCATTCTTGGTACCATTCTCCATGTGAAAACTTCAATGATCCTCCCTTATCCTCCTCATCAGGCTCAACCCCTTCAATCAACATGCATGAAAATAGTTCCAATGTTCTTTTCCCATAACTGTTCATGGCAAGGCTATAGAGCACAATGCTATAACATCCTTGTGCACAATCATGTCAAAATCCTAAACCCCACTTGCATGTCTTCATGCTTCACATACATGTTTAGCAAAGCATTCCCGATATTTCCATCTACCACAAGGTCGTGTCGTCAGTCAATATATGAATGCACTCACCGCCCCAAACCCAATGCTGTAACAGAAGCACACGCTATTGTTGCCTCCTTAGGCTCTGTTTCTGCACTATTCGTTTTAACACATCAAAAGCCTCGTCGCAGCGTAACCCATCAACAAAGTGGTCCAAGAAATCATGTCCCTCAtagacattttatcaaacaggcTCTTGGCATATTTCAACGACCCATTTTTTGCATACAGGTACGACACCGTGTTGTCAAAAACAATATCGGCGCTGGCAATCAACCTCACGCCGTAAGGGTCAACGGACTTGCTGAGTCTCAGAGCCCTGAGAGATGAACACGCGCACAACGCGCCCACGAGGGTGACTGCACTGGGTTTGACAATTTTGGGCATCGAgttaattttggaaaaacagTGAAGAGCTTGGACCTCGAAGCCCGATTGGGCGACGCCCAATATTAGTGAGCTCCATGAAACGACATCGGGTGAGGAAATTTATCAGAAGAGGTTTGAGGCGGAGACGGTACCTTAGTTGGCGAGGTAGTGACCCGAATTGAGGAGACACACGTGGATTTAGAATGCTTTGGAGCGAGAGTGGTGGGAGGAGCAGGCCTTGAGGGCGTTGGTGAAGGTGTAGTGGTTCTGGGAGAAACCGTGTAAGGCATTTGGTTGTGGAGGTGAAAGAATGCATTTTTAGAGTTCGTGAGGAGTGATAGTAAAGGGTTCAACaattggggtttagggtttgtgACGAGTTGTTGGTGAGCGCGAATTGCGATTTGATTCAGATTCTGAGCCGTCATAGGTTGTGAACACGGGTTGACCCGGTTACTGTTGCAATATTATCCAATTCGGCTTCGggcatatattatttaatatataacataacCTAGGTAGCTAGTGAATGTGCTGTATGGTTGGAGAGGTGATCGTTGGATCGTTCAAGTTAAAAGGTGCatggttttcttttcaatattagGATTGTAAAATTCTGGGGCTTGGTAGAGTTTTGTAAAATTCTGAGTCCGTGTAAGTTGTAATTTTCTGGGGGTTAAAATTTAGGGGCTTTTAAACTATGTAATGTAAATGTGAAAGGAGGATTTTCTGTATGTGCACCAGGTGTTTGAAAAAATGGCTAAAAGGATGGaaagaaacttttattttattctttttaaatttcttgtttttatttcagTTGCATTGTTCTAATTTCTTTTGGCAATTGTTGGTGTCAGGGACTTGTTTTGCTTAATTTGTGGCAGGGCAAGTGA
Above is a genomic segment from Vigna radiata var. radiata cultivar VC1973A chromosome 10, Vradiata_ver6, whole genome shotgun sequence containing:
- the LOC106774475 gene encoding pentatricopeptide repeat-containing protein At4g14170-like, producing MHSFTSTTKCLTRFLPEPLHLHQRPQGLLLPPLSLQSILNPRVSPQFGSLPRQLSAVTLVGALCACSSLRALRLSKSVDPYGVRLIASADIVFDNTVSYLYAKNGSLKYAKSLFDKMSMRDMISWTTLLMGYAATRLLMC